Proteins from a single region of Nitrososphaerota archaeon:
- a CDS encoding biotin--[acetyl-CoA-carboxylase] ligase codes for MVKWSFIELDEVGSTQEVAKGLAAEGAPEGTTVVAKSQTSGMGRLGRRWLSPEGGLYMSFVLKPDRIKRPELATIVSTAAVAEGIEKSTGLAPTIRWPNDVMLRGKKLAGVIAEAQASSGGVSSIVVGIGVDCRRSADLQSLRGESTTVEQELGRPIAIPEVMRSILGSFSVLYGRWAAGDDVRKEWARRVGTLGKHVLVKLKTEENPFSCTAKTLEDDGSLSVSLAGKDRVVRAEDLEWLREQG; via the coding sequence TTGGTCAAGTGGTCCTTCATAGAGCTGGACGAAGTCGGGTCCACCCAGGAAGTGGCTAAGGGCCTCGCAGCAGAAGGCGCACCCGAAGGCACGACGGTGGTCGCAAAGTCCCAGACCTCAGGCATGGGGCGGCTGGGGAGGAGATGGCTGTCCCCGGAAGGCGGGCTCTACATGTCGTTCGTGCTCAAGCCGGACCGCATCAAGCGACCCGAACTGGCTACCATCGTCTCCACAGCGGCGGTTGCCGAGGGCATCGAGAAGAGCACAGGTCTTGCCCCAACGATCCGATGGCCCAACGACGTCATGCTTCGTGGGAAGAAGCTAGCAGGGGTGATTGCCGAGGCACAGGCGTCGAGCGGCGGGGTGTCCTCCATCGTGGTCGGGATAGGGGTAGACTGCAGGCGTTCGGCAGACCTGCAGTCCCTGAGAGGAGAGTCGACCACGGTCGAGCAGGAACTGGGCAGGCCCATCGCAATACCTGAGGTCATGCGCTCCATCCTCGGCTCCTTCTCTGTGCTCTACGGCCGGTGGGCCGCCGGGGACGACGTTCGGAAGGAATGGGCGAGGAGGGTGGGCACCCTCGGGAAGCATGTCCTGGTCAAGCTGAAAACCGAAGAAAACCCCTTTTCATGCACGGCGAAGACGCTTGAAGACGACGGAAGCCTGTCGGTCTCCCTCGCCGGGAAAGACAGGGTCGTACGGGCCGAGGACCTCGAGTGGCTCAGGGAGCAGGGCTAG
- a CDS encoding MFS transporter, whose translation MEAPPDSKPSYSALLKNRSFSRLFVGQLISQSGDAVFDVALLWLVLATTGSTVLVGLTQAAVLIPAVLVSPLAGVYADRVNRRNIMVVSNLFQGAITAAVSVLYLLSSLHYALLIVLVLALYSGAQFYRAASGAIIPRMVGKGDLGAANGLLTLSQSFNQLVGYSAGGIVIYALGPAVPITYDSVTFFAASFVLILIAKSHGTPRAASDPSVPRASFSVDFKEGLRYVRGNKLFLEIMVLGLLVNFFFTAASTLMAPYAKFAVHGNASTYGFLSSAFALGVVVGSILIGKVNFRRYVGKLVFFGITGVGLLIATAGLVTSIPIAFADFVAVGILLAAVNVPISAVIQARIPGEMLGRVNTVLGATLAAAQPVAAVLAGVLAGLATVSAVFVGSGVAAAGATLALYPVFKELGSAQY comes from the coding sequence GTGGAAGCCCCTCCCGACTCGAAACCCAGCTACTCCGCCCTCCTGAAGAACAGATCCTTCTCGCGCCTCTTCGTAGGCCAGCTCATCTCTCAATCGGGGGACGCTGTCTTCGATGTGGCCCTCCTCTGGCTCGTCTTGGCCACCACGGGCTCTACCGTCCTCGTGGGGCTCACCCAGGCCGCCGTGCTCATCCCAGCCGTCCTGGTCTCTCCTCTGGCCGGTGTCTATGCAGACAGAGTAAACAGGCGGAACATCATGGTCGTGAGCAACCTGTTCCAGGGCGCCATCACGGCGGCTGTCTCCGTCCTCTACCTGCTAAGCTCGCTTCACTACGCGCTCCTCATCGTCCTGGTCCTGGCGCTATACAGCGGGGCCCAGTTCTACAGGGCTGCTAGCGGAGCAATCATACCCCGGATGGTGGGGAAGGGAGACCTGGGGGCGGCTAACGGCCTGCTCACGCTCAGCCAGTCCTTCAACCAGTTAGTGGGATACAGCGCAGGAGGGATTGTGATCTATGCTCTGGGTCCCGCGGTCCCCATCACCTATGATAGTGTGACGTTCTTTGCCGCTTCCTTCGTACTGATTCTCATAGCGAAATCGCATGGGACTCCAAGGGCCGCATCAGACCCGAGCGTTCCCCGGGCCAGCTTCTCAGTCGACTTCAAGGAAGGACTCAGATACGTCCGCGGGAACAAGCTGTTCCTCGAGATCATGGTTCTCGGGCTTCTGGTCAACTTCTTCTTCACCGCAGCGTCCACCCTCATGGCCCCATATGCGAAGTTCGCAGTTCATGGCAACGCGTCCACCTATGGCTTCCTTTCGTCCGCCTTCGCGCTGGGGGTGGTCGTCGGCTCCATCCTGATAGGCAAAGTGAACTTCAGGAGGTATGTCGGAAAGCTCGTCTTCTTCGGCATAACGGGGGTCGGGCTCCTTATAGCAACAGCAGGCCTGGTCACCAGCATACCCATCGCATTTGCGGATTTTGTGGCCGTCGGAATCCTGCTCGCCGCAGTCAACGTCCCCATCAGCGCCGTGATACAAGCACGTATCCCGGGAGAGATGCTGGGGAGGGTGAACACCGTCCTCGGCGCCACTCTGGCCGCCGCTCAGCCTGTGGCCGCGGTACTGGCCGGAGTCCTGGCAGGGCTCGCCACGGTTAGCGCCGTGTTCGTCGGCTCAGGGGTCGCAGCTGCGGGAGCGACGCTGGCGCTCTATCCGGTGTTCAAGGAGCTGGGAAGCGCACAATACTGA
- a CDS encoding nicotinate phosphoribosyltransferase: MPRGDLDDRLFWLATEKEIRTAAATDAYFLHTKKVLRKNNIESRVVMEVFARDVPYADNWGVLTGVYEAAKLLEGLPVDVWAFDEGSVFLADKSTAMYEPLMTIEGRYSDFVEYENPLLGLLSASTSVSTRAAKLRVAAGPRLLLSFGTRRVHPALAPLVERACYIAGFDGVSNVLGAKLLGIEPSGTMPHALVQILGSQEKAWRLFDEAVPAGIPRVALVDTFWDEKTESVKAFEVLGPKLWGVRLDTPASRRGDFAKIVEEVRWELDIRGGKKVKIIASGRLDEETIAKLNPLVDGYGVGTAVAYPPVVDLSAKIVEVADGDRREFRAKRGGLGGKKAVFRSQGFRDQVVLEEAARPGRAVPMLKPLLSKGKVVGSFRPIDEVRTRVLEDLAELGRSTPALKWR, from the coding sequence ATGCCCCGCGGAGACCTGGACGATAGGCTCTTCTGGCTTGCCACAGAGAAGGAGATCAGGACGGCCGCTGCCACGGACGCCTACTTCCTCCACACGAAGAAGGTCCTCAGGAAGAACAACATCGAGTCCAGGGTCGTCATGGAGGTGTTCGCCCGGGACGTCCCCTACGCCGACAACTGGGGGGTCCTGACCGGCGTCTACGAGGCGGCCAAGCTCCTGGAAGGGCTCCCCGTGGATGTCTGGGCCTTCGACGAGGGGTCTGTCTTCCTCGCTGACAAAAGCACGGCGATGTACGAGCCGCTGATGACGATAGAAGGCAGATACTCAGACTTCGTCGAATACGAGAACCCCCTGCTGGGGCTGTTGTCGGCTTCCACCAGCGTTTCGACCCGGGCTGCGAAGCTCAGGGTGGCGGCTGGCCCAAGACTCCTTCTCAGCTTCGGGACGAGGCGGGTGCACCCCGCACTGGCTCCGCTGGTCGAGAGGGCGTGCTACATAGCGGGGTTCGACGGCGTCTCCAACGTGCTGGGGGCCAAGCTCCTCGGGATCGAGCCGTCGGGGACCATGCCTCACGCGCTAGTCCAGATATTGGGGAGTCAGGAGAAGGCCTGGCGTCTTTTCGACGAAGCAGTCCCGGCGGGGATCCCCCGCGTCGCCCTGGTGGATACCTTCTGGGACGAGAAGACCGAGTCCGTGAAAGCCTTCGAGGTCCTGGGGCCGAAGCTCTGGGGGGTCAGGCTTGACACGCCCGCATCCAGGCGCGGAGACTTCGCCAAGATAGTGGAGGAGGTGAGATGGGAGCTCGACATCCGCGGAGGCAAGAAGGTGAAGATCATCGCGTCCGGTAGGCTGGATGAGGAGACAATCGCGAAGCTGAACCCTCTGGTCGACGGCTACGGCGTGGGGACCGCCGTCGCATATCCGCCCGTCGTAGACCTGAGCGCAAAGATCGTCGAGGTCGCGGACGGCGACAGGAGGGAGTTCAGGGCAAAGCGCGGCGGGCTCGGCGGCAAGAAAGCGGTGTTCAGGTCCCAGGGGTTCAGGGACCAGGTCGTCCTCGAGGAGGCGGCCAGGCCCGGGCGCGCGGTCCCCATGCTCAAGCCATTGCTCTCCAAAGGGAAGGTGGTGGGGAGCTTCAGACCCATCGACGAAGTGAGAACCAGGGTCCTGGAAGACCTGGCAGAGCTTGGCAGGTCGACCCCGGCGCTCAAGTGGAGGTGA
- a CDS encoding benzoate-CoA ligase family protein, giving the protein MVEMETPDRFNIADVLLNENLAKRPDKPAVYYGDETLTYAGLYEKTNQFANSLRELANIRIGDTVMLVLPDSPEFFISLLGSMKAGAVPVLSNALLNDNDYRYMFNLSRAGTAVVSAPILESLRRILPELKHLRRVVVVGGDGTPDATRFEDMIRSGSAKAGAAETCRDDPAFWLWTSGTTGSPQAVVHLHHDILFTTEAFGKNILKIRDTDVCLSASKLFFAYGLGNSFSFPLRFGASTVLYPAKPTPEKLLELIDRHRATVFFAVPTIYNAMSKLEDDAIRRYDHGSLRLCASAGEALPASVWTGWKSKFGVEILDGIGTTEILHCFISNREGMVKPGSSGLPVPGYEVKLVDEEGNDVTEPGANGFLMVKGGSTTPYYWLNQERTKRTIIGDWIYTGDIFSKDADGFYWHQGRATDMLKPRGLWVSPVEVEAAILAHDAVFECAVVGVKDDAGLEKVKAFVVLKEGHAGSPELVASLKEFLKSRIDSYKVPQMVEFVVELPKTSTGKIRRFMLREKSSRQGPAPLTAAQSGMAEPARRGRGTEPGLVTMRYAHLMQICRYQTEGACLRESNNPHDCVETLCPLVEKFTT; this is encoded by the coding sequence CTGGTCGAGATGGAGACGCCCGATAGGTTCAACATAGCAGACGTCCTCCTCAACGAAAACCTGGCCAAGCGGCCTGACAAACCCGCGGTCTACTACGGGGACGAAACGCTCACCTATGCCGGGCTCTACGAGAAGACCAACCAGTTCGCGAACTCCCTCCGAGAGCTGGCGAACATTCGCATCGGGGACACGGTCATGTTGGTCCTTCCCGACAGCCCGGAGTTCTTCATCAGTCTTCTGGGTTCGATGAAAGCTGGTGCTGTCCCCGTCCTGAGCAACGCCCTGCTCAACGACAACGACTACAGGTACATGTTCAACCTGAGCCGCGCAGGCACCGCGGTCGTATCGGCTCCGATACTCGAGTCCCTCAGGCGGATACTCCCGGAGCTGAAGCACCTCAGGAGGGTGGTGGTGGTCGGAGGAGACGGCACGCCCGACGCGACAAGATTCGAAGACATGATCAGGTCGGGGAGCGCCAAGGCCGGGGCTGCTGAGACCTGCCGCGACGACCCGGCGTTCTGGCTCTGGACGTCTGGCACCACAGGCTCTCCGCAGGCTGTGGTGCACCTCCACCACGACATACTCTTCACGACAGAGGCGTTCGGGAAGAACATCCTGAAAATCAGGGACACGGACGTCTGCCTCTCGGCGAGTAAGCTCTTCTTCGCATACGGCCTGGGGAACAGCTTCTCATTCCCCCTCAGATTCGGGGCGTCCACCGTCCTCTATCCTGCAAAGCCCACTCCGGAGAAGCTCCTCGAGCTCATCGACAGGCACAGGGCTACCGTCTTCTTCGCCGTACCGACGATATACAACGCAATGAGCAAGCTGGAGGACGACGCCATCAGAAGGTACGACCACGGCTCCCTCAGGCTCTGCGCATCCGCAGGAGAAGCGCTGCCAGCTAGCGTCTGGACCGGATGGAAGAGCAAGTTCGGCGTCGAAATCCTCGACGGCATCGGGACGACAGAAATCCTCCACTGCTTCATCTCGAACAGGGAAGGGATGGTGAAGCCCGGGAGCAGTGGGCTCCCGGTTCCAGGATACGAAGTGAAGCTTGTGGATGAAGAGGGGAACGACGTGACAGAGCCCGGAGCGAACGGCTTCCTGATGGTGAAGGGAGGGAGCACCACCCCTTACTACTGGCTCAACCAGGAAAGGACGAAGAGGACGATTATAGGGGACTGGATCTACACCGGGGACATCTTCAGTAAGGACGCCGACGGCTTCTACTGGCACCAGGGGAGGGCCACAGACATGCTCAAACCGAGAGGGTTGTGGGTCTCGCCGGTGGAGGTCGAAGCGGCCATCCTTGCGCATGACGCCGTCTTCGAGTGCGCCGTAGTGGGTGTGAAGGACGACGCAGGGCTGGAGAAAGTGAAGGCGTTCGTCGTCCTGAAGGAAGGGCATGCGGGGAGCCCAGAGCTCGTCGCCAGCCTGAAGGAGTTCCTGAAATCGAGGATCGACTCCTACAAGGTCCCGCAGATGGTCGAGTTCGTCGTCGAGCTCCCTAAGACGAGCACGGGGAAGATAAGGCGGTTCATGCTCCGAGAGAAGTCCTCGAGGCAGGGACCAGCGCCTCTCACCGCGGCCCAGAGCGGAATGGCCGAGCCTGCCCGCAGAGGAAGAGGGACTGAGCCAGGGCTGGTGACTATGAGATATGCGCACCTGATGCAAATCTGCAGATACCAGACGGAAGGAGCATGCCTCCGCGAGAGCAATAACCCCCACGACTGTGTGGAGACCCTCTGTCCGCTCGTCGAGAAGTTCACGACGTGA
- a CDS encoding nicotinamidase has translation MRPALLVVDVQVDFCPGGSLAVESGDEVVPGLNRLIMEFQERGLPIFFTRDWHPPNHMSFRSRGGIWPPHCVQETEGAEFHPALKVPAGAPIISKGDDPTKEAYSGFQETDLESRLKRAGVDKVIIGGLTTDYCVRQSSLDAIRAGFKVEVVVDCTRAVNAKPGDGERALAEIGRAGVRLLSAEAVARELASTQH, from the coding sequence GTGCGACCGGCGCTTCTGGTGGTCGACGTACAGGTCGACTTCTGTCCCGGTGGATCCTTGGCTGTCGAGTCAGGCGACGAGGTGGTCCCCGGGCTGAACAGGCTGATCATGGAGTTCCAGGAGCGCGGACTCCCCATCTTCTTCACAAGGGATTGGCACCCTCCCAACCACATGTCGTTCAGGAGCCGGGGAGGGATCTGGCCCCCACACTGTGTTCAGGAGACGGAGGGCGCCGAGTTCCATCCGGCACTGAAGGTACCTGCAGGAGCCCCAATCATAAGCAAGGGTGACGACCCGACGAAGGAGGCGTACTCAGGCTTCCAGGAGACAGACCTCGAGTCGCGCCTGAAAAGGGCCGGCGTTGACAAAGTCATCATAGGCGGCTTGACGACGGACTACTGCGTCAGGCAGAGCTCCCTTGACGCGATCCGCGCAGGCTTCAAGGTCGAGGTCGTTGTAGACTGCACCAGGGCCGTGAACGCAAAGCCTGGGGACGGCGAGAGGGCGCTGGCTGAAATCGGGAGAGCCGGCGTCCGCCTGCTGAGCGCCGAGGCCGTGGCCAGGGAATTGGCCAGCACGCAGCATTAG
- a CDS encoding phosphate uptake regulator PhoU, with protein sequence MGKTVPSQPGRRSLQAIKGGSYTITLPRWWVTKHSMEKGAELFVVEDGVSLKLAPTKLMGEKKKAEIHMESVDDVKSIRYLLWTYYMQGADVMTVSSRKVMPVGTKKELREVRLDLPGIEVAKEDGYSVTFEVTLGQEKKPLDTMIGEIQEIALSIHRDAFAAVMKGDVDLAAEVIGREPEILRSYRAMIRKLAVCSVNSQEAYDSGIKDSRELITYGLLVRDLNRTVYHGIYIARHMKDLAQPIEEGILRSLRRMSEAAYEMQRLSVEAFLNKDYSRVLKTLKLMELVKTIDGSIGAQISKGTKNVKKAVAGMLIAREIRRIAGYSIGMADAASNRIFFPSGESS encoded by the coding sequence ATGGGCAAGACGGTCCCCTCGCAACCGGGACGCAGGAGCCTTCAGGCCATCAAGGGAGGCAGCTATACGATAACCCTCCCCCGCTGGTGGGTGACCAAGCACAGCATGGAGAAGGGGGCCGAGCTGTTCGTGGTGGAGGACGGAGTATCCCTCAAGCTAGCTCCCACGAAGCTGATGGGGGAGAAGAAGAAGGCCGAGATCCACATGGAGTCCGTCGACGACGTGAAGTCGATCAGGTATCTCCTATGGACGTACTATATGCAGGGCGCGGACGTGATGACCGTGAGCTCGCGCAAGGTCATGCCCGTCGGGACGAAGAAGGAGTTGCGAGAGGTCAGGCTCGACCTCCCCGGAATCGAAGTTGCGAAGGAGGACGGCTACTCGGTGACTTTCGAAGTGACACTGGGACAGGAAAAGAAGCCTCTCGACACCATGATAGGAGAGATACAGGAGATCGCGCTTTCGATTCACAGAGACGCCTTCGCCGCCGTCATGAAGGGAGACGTCGACCTTGCGGCAGAGGTGATAGGGCGGGAGCCGGAGATTCTGAGGAGCTACAGGGCGATGATCAGGAAGCTCGCCGTCTGCAGCGTCAACTCGCAGGAGGCATACGACAGCGGAATCAAAGACAGCAGGGAGCTGATAACCTACGGCCTCCTGGTGAGGGACCTCAACCGCACCGTCTACCATGGTATCTACATCGCGAGGCACATGAAGGACCTCGCACAGCCCATTGAGGAGGGAATACTAAGGTCCCTAAGGCGGATGTCCGAGGCAGCCTACGAGATGCAGAGGCTGTCCGTGGAGGCGTTCCTGAACAAGGACTACTCCAGGGTGCTGAAGACGCTGAAGCTTATGGAGCTGGTGAAGACGATAGACGGGAGCATCGGGGCACAGATATCGAAGGGTACCAAGAACGTCAAGAAGGCGGTGGCAGGGATGCTCATCGCGAGGGAGATCAGGAGGATTGCCGGTTACAGCATAGGAATGGCGGACGCGGCGAGCAACAGGATATTCTTCCCCTCGGGGGAGTCATCCTAG
- a CDS encoding DUF4234 domain-containing protein — protein sequence MTSCPKCGKEVSNEVAFCPSCGYNLKAHQAPIASPGAPPPSSGAHPGASTNAGKAGVSQAVKMREKSDRVMSVAWIFLPLVGVAFGIGGFASFYVFGLGGIFVMLGLMVVEIVLIAAFWYFLISRRNDHFRRDKVLRSALVEYIRQEGEATGRSSQLSTEIATMNSINGEASADETEKSAVLWIILSIVTFGLLGLYVLYFLTKDPYKHDSRQQGFMQQAQSALVKLGKTVVNPSWKALPSRSFFLYFVLSIITFGLFEYYWYYTLIVDFNNHFKAQWQLEDSIMAAI from the coding sequence TTGACCTCCTGTCCGAAGTGCGGAAAGGAGGTCTCGAATGAAGTCGCTTTCTGTCCTTCCTGCGGGTACAACCTGAAAGCCCATCAGGCTCCCATAGCTTCCCCTGGGGCTCCACCCCCATCTTCCGGAGCCCACCCGGGGGCCTCAACGAATGCTGGGAAGGCTGGAGTCAGTCAGGCCGTGAAGATGAGGGAGAAGTCAGACAGGGTGATGTCTGTCGCATGGATCTTCCTCCCATTGGTCGGGGTGGCATTCGGCATCGGAGGCTTTGCCAGCTTCTACGTCTTTGGGCTGGGGGGGATTTTCGTCATGCTCGGTCTGATGGTGGTGGAAATCGTCCTCATTGCGGCGTTCTGGTACTTCCTGATCTCGCGTCGGAACGACCACTTCAGAAGGGACAAGGTCCTCAGAAGCGCCCTGGTCGAATACATCCGCCAGGAAGGGGAGGCGACTGGAAGGTCCAGTCAGTTGAGCACCGAGATCGCCACCATGAACTCCATCAACGGCGAGGCGAGCGCCGACGAGACGGAGAAATCAGCCGTGCTCTGGATCATCCTGAGCATCGTCACCTTCGGCCTGCTCGGGCTCTACGTGCTCTACTTTCTGACCAAGGACCCCTACAAGCACGACAGCAGACAGCAGGGGTTCATGCAGCAGGCTCAGTCTGCTCTGGTGAAGCTGGGAAAGACGGTGGTCAACCCGTCCTGGAAGGCCCTCCCCTCGAGGAGCTTCTTCCTGTATTTCGTGCTGTCCATCATCACCTTCGGGCTCTTCGAGTACTACTGGTACTACACCCTCATCGTGGACTTCAACAACCACTTCAAGGCGCAGTGGCAGCTCGAAGACAGCATAATGGCGGCCATCTAG
- a CDS encoding aminopeptidase P family protein: MGDGSGVLKHEFLERKMKLVCEAMDERGIDMWITFSREGNEDPLAEDLRFNNLTWRSAAIIERDGTRTAIVGGLEAELVEGRGMYQKVIGYGSEGAAPGLNEFVTRRRPKKIAINSSRDLGEADGLSSGMEQYLKAALKGYAKKLVPAEDLAIALRARLIPEEVELLTKSIRECEKVYDELEGEIRPGRTDKHVHDAAHLLLEEKGLPPAWAPDHCPSVQVGSAPAGHLGYRGAEIRKGDMVRLDFGVRYEGYCSDIQRVYYVGGGSIPDEVKKTFASARSANDAALSILKPGVPGWRVDDIARRLIVKDGFPEYKHALGHVLGRSTHEIGPLLGPRWPNRYGKQGEKEVEEDMVFTIEPSVEGKAGTCNLEQDVLVTAKGYKELSKSQREIIRVG; this comes from the coding sequence ATGGGCGACGGCAGCGGGGTGCTGAAGCACGAGTTCCTCGAGAGGAAGATGAAGCTCGTCTGCGAGGCAATGGACGAGCGGGGGATCGACATGTGGATCACCTTCTCCCGCGAGGGGAACGAAGACCCGCTCGCCGAGGACCTGCGCTTCAACAACCTGACCTGGCGTTCCGCAGCCATCATAGAGCGAGACGGGACCAGGACGGCCATAGTAGGAGGTCTGGAGGCGGAGCTCGTGGAGGGGCGAGGGATGTACCAGAAGGTGATCGGCTATGGGAGCGAGGGGGCCGCCCCCGGGTTGAACGAGTTCGTCACCAGGCGGAGACCGAAAAAGATCGCAATCAACTCCAGCCGCGACCTCGGGGAGGCTGACGGCCTCAGCTCCGGGATGGAGCAGTACCTGAAGGCTGCGCTCAAAGGATACGCGAAGAAGCTCGTCCCCGCGGAGGACCTTGCCATCGCTCTCCGGGCCAGGCTCATCCCGGAAGAGGTAGAGCTCCTCACGAAGTCGATCAGAGAGTGCGAGAAGGTCTACGACGAGTTGGAGGGTGAGATACGCCCCGGGAGGACAGACAAGCATGTCCACGACGCCGCCCACCTTCTGCTGGAAGAGAAGGGGCTCCCTCCCGCCTGGGCCCCTGACCACTGTCCTTCTGTCCAGGTAGGCTCGGCCCCTGCTGGGCACCTCGGATACCGGGGAGCCGAGATAAGGAAGGGAGACATGGTCAGGCTCGACTTCGGGGTCAGGTACGAAGGCTACTGCAGCGACATACAGAGAGTCTACTACGTCGGAGGCGGCTCCATCCCAGACGAGGTGAAGAAGACCTTCGCCTCGGCCCGCAGCGCCAACGACGCCGCCCTTTCCATACTGAAGCCAGGCGTCCCTGGCTGGAGGGTGGACGACATAGCAAGGCGGTTGATAGTGAAGGACGGGTTTCCAGAGTACAAACACGCCCTCGGCCACGTCCTCGGAAGGAGCACCCACGAGATAGGCCCCCTACTCGGGCCGAGGTGGCCCAACAGGTATGGGAAACAGGGCGAGAAAGAGGTCGAGGAGGACATGGTCTTCACCATCGAGCCCTCGGTCGAGGGGAAGGCAGGGACCTGCAACCTGGAGCAGGACGTCTTGGTGACCGCGAAGGGGTACAAAGAGCTCTCCAAGAGCCAGCGCGAAATCATCAGAGTGGGCTGA
- a CDS encoding molybdopterin molybdotransferase MoeA, which yields MTDGTGARPVGRAAWKVLKLVPPDKAMEKAKLALEGTSWPTEKVRVDRALMRVSSGDVRSLRDLPPRSVAAMDGYAVRQRDLKGAAVDRPVTLTVVGSVRPYGIGSAKGAVGPGEALQVATGAPMPAGADLVVKEEDVRALEGSGVEVSREFPRWKNVSLSGEDVRKGSVILRRSQTVTAASLALCLACSTTTLRVKRRPRAGVLSVGSELVEFPRPAKSKHRVGPFNNYSNMVRGYLEARGVETVSLGICEDGKEDVRLAIEKGLEIVDVITTIAGSSVGEYDLVSEALESIPGSELLFHGIRAVPIKPTGLAIVRRKGVTKPVVILPGHAVSAALATFAVALPVVNMLSGQDPDFGRVSVVARTEEELANRRPLDAYFLMKLRREDGSLVATPLKWGSNLLGSLSEASGFVRLGANKKVEASSSVEVELLGPAELARVGASGRET from the coding sequence TTGACTGACGGAACGGGAGCCCGGCCGGTAGGACGAGCCGCATGGAAGGTGCTGAAACTCGTCCCGCCGGACAAGGCGATGGAGAAGGCGAAGCTGGCCCTCGAAGGGACCAGTTGGCCGACGGAGAAGGTCAGGGTGGACAGGGCGCTCATGAGGGTCTCGTCGGGGGACGTCAGATCGCTCCGGGACCTCCCTCCCCGATCGGTCGCCGCCATGGACGGCTATGCCGTAAGGCAAAGAGACCTGAAGGGCGCCGCCGTCGACAGGCCAGTCACCCTCACGGTCGTTGGTTCCGTCCGTCCCTACGGAATCGGTTCGGCCAAAGGTGCCGTCGGACCGGGGGAGGCGCTTCAGGTGGCGACAGGAGCCCCGATGCCGGCCGGGGCAGACCTCGTGGTGAAGGAAGAAGACGTCAGGGCCTTGGAGGGCTCCGGCGTCGAGGTGTCCAGGGAGTTCCCCAGGTGGAAGAACGTATCCCTTTCAGGAGAGGACGTGCGCAAGGGTTCGGTGATACTGAGACGGTCCCAGACGGTGACTGCGGCTTCCCTTGCACTCTGCCTGGCCTGCAGCACGACGACCCTTCGGGTGAAGAGGAGGCCGAGGGCAGGCGTGCTCTCCGTCGGGAGCGAACTCGTGGAGTTCCCCCGGCCCGCGAAGTCGAAGCACAGGGTGGGTCCATTCAACAACTATTCGAACATGGTAAGGGGGTATCTCGAGGCCCGGGGGGTGGAGACCGTATCGTTGGGGATATGCGAGGACGGGAAGGAAGACGTCCGCTTGGCGATAGAGAAGGGCCTCGAAATCGTCGATGTGATCACGACCATAGCCGGAAGCTCCGTAGGCGAGTACGACCTTGTCTCCGAGGCGCTGGAGTCGATTCCGGGGTCCGAACTCCTGTTCCATGGGATACGCGCGGTGCCCATCAAGCCGACAGGACTGGCGATCGTCAGAAGGAAGGGCGTCACGAAGCCTGTGGTCATCCTCCCGGGGCACGCTGTTTCGGCCGCCCTCGCCACATTCGCCGTGGCCCTCCCGGTGGTCAACATGCTCTCAGGTCAGGACCCCGACTTCGGCAGGGTCTCTGTCGTCGCCCGGACTGAGGAGGAACTCGCGAACAGGCGACCCCTAGACGCCTACTTCCTGATGAAGCTGCGGCGGGAGGACGGCTCTTTGGTCGCCACGCCTCTGAAATGGGGTTCGAACCTTCTGGGGAGTCTATCCGAAGCCAGTGGCTTCGTCCGTCTCGGGGCGAACAAGAAAGTTGAGGCGTCAAGCAGCGTTGAAGTCGAACTCCTAGGGCCCGCCGAACTCGCGAGGGTTGGGGCGTCGGGGCGGGAAACATGA
- the mobB gene encoding molybdopterin-guanine dinucleotide biosynthesis protein B gives MKLVVFFGYKGGGKTTAIEATVRAMKKAGLKVGTIKHVHEPSFSIDTPGKDTWRHAKAGASAVAVVARHEVAVIQKRDTRRLTAREVAEALGGGLDFVLVEGMHGKTGPPRGAVHGICAEDVGQAEKLLRLHPGARFVTGRVAVGKRGCSALGVPYVVLPEDGAMLLRILTKGGGRGKQYT, from the coding sequence ATGAAGCTGGTGGTGTTCTTCGGATACAAGGGAGGAGGGAAGACGACGGCGATCGAAGCGACAGTCAGGGCGATGAAGAAGGCAGGGCTCAAGGTCGGGACCATCAAGCACGTCCACGAACCAAGCTTCTCCATCGACACTCCCGGGAAGGATACATGGAGGCATGCAAAGGCCGGGGCGTCGGCGGTAGCCGTTGTCGCGCGTCACGAGGTCGCGGTCATTCAGAAGAGGGACACGAGAAGGCTGACGGCAAGGGAGGTCGCAGAGGCGCTTGGCGGAGGGTTGGACTTCGTCTTGGTGGAGGGGATGCACGGGAAGACAGGCCCTCCCCGAGGCGCCGTGCATGGAATCTGCGCGGAGGATGTCGGACAGGCTGAGAAGCTCCTGCGTTTGCACCCCGGTGCGAGATTTGTGACGGGGAGGGTGGCCGTAGGGAAGAGAGGATGCTCGGCGCTTGGAGTACCCTATGTCGTCCTTCCGGAAGACGGAGCGATGCTCCTGAGGATCCTCACGAAGGGCGGAGGCAGAGGGAAGCAATATACATGA